One stretch of Halapricum desulfuricans DNA includes these proteins:
- a CDS encoding type IV pilin produces MELKELISDDDAVSPVIGVILMVAITVILAAVIASFVLGLGDTTTTTPTATLEFDDTGSQVDIYHESGDTLDGDNLDVKVDGSSVSPGLGGSDFTSGDLIATVGSGDYGSGSEISVVWTSDSGDSSSTIGTYEIPE; encoded by the coding sequence ATGGAACTGAAAGAACTCATCTCGGACGACGACGCGGTCAGTCCGGTGATCGGCGTAATCTTGATGGTCGCGATCACGGTGATCCTCGCGGCGGTCATCGCGTCGTTCGTACTCGGATTGGGCGACACGACCACCACGACACCGACAGCAACGCTCGAATTCGACGACACTGGGTCGCAAGTCGATATCTACCATGAGAGTGGTGATACGCTTGACGGCGACAATCTCGACGTAAAAGTTGATGGCAGTAGCGTTAGTCCCGGTCTGGGTGGTAGCGACTTCACATCCGGCGATCTGATCGCGACAGTAGGAAGCGGCGACTACGGCAGTGGTAGCGAAATCTCTGTCGTCTGGACATCGGACAGTGGCGACTCCTCGAGCACGATCGGCACCTACGAGATCCCCGAATAG